In one window of Oryza sativa Japonica Group chromosome 9, ASM3414082v1 DNA:
- the LOC4346830 gene encoding S-norcoclaurine synthase 1, whose protein sequence is MEGFKIINRDIITEATAMAFADPHLQIPDSYVRAGEVPAGEVVGGADDESLELPVVDMARLLDPEHREEEIAWLGSACRSWGFFQLVNHGVDEAVIQKMKDNTVQFFELPLEDMNAVAVRPGGVEGFGHHFRSSTDKLDWTENLIIRTQPVVGINLEFWPSNPPTLRNSVNKYAMEMCLAMRLLGFMARDLGIRPWRQRMALQRYPPCRHPEKVMGIAPHSDGFGLTLLLQVNDTPGLQVSKDGRWRPVRPLPGAFVINVGEILEVLTNGYYKSVFHRVVVDTDKDRVTVVVFQDACIAGVVKPLPELGEQRYHATNRSEYYKGQLKALRRQGEKFVDTLKK, encoded by the exons ATGGAAGGCTTCAAGATCATCAACAGGGACATCATCACGGAGGCCACAGCCATGGCGTTCGCGGATCCCCACCTGCAGATCCCGGACAGCTACgtccgcgccggcgaggtcccGGCCGGCGAAGTCgttggcggcgccgacgacgagagCCTCGAGCTGCCGGTGGTAGACATGGCGAGGCTGCTCGATCCTGAGCACAGGGAGGAGGAGATCGCTTGGCTTGGCTCTGCGTGTCGGAGCTGGGGTTTCTTCCAG CTCGTAAACCATGGAGTTGATGAAGCAGTGATACAGAAAATGAAAGATAACACGGTACAGTTCTTCGAGCTACCCCTGGAGGACATGAACGCGGTGGCTGTCCGTCCTGGCGGCGTTGAAGGATTCGGCCATCACTTCAGATCATCAACCGATAAACTGGATTGGACAGAGAACTTGATCATTAGAACGCAGCCAGTCGTGGGAATAAATCTCGAATTTTGGCCTAGTAACCCACCCACATTGAG GAATTCAGTTAACAAATACGCAATGGAGATGTGTCTGGCAATGCGACTACTCGGCTTCATGGCCAGAGACCTGGGA atccgcccctgGCGGCAGAGGATGGCCCTGCAGCGCTACCCTCCTTGCCGCCATCCGGAGAAGGTGATGGGCATTGCGCCGCACTCCGACGGCTTCGGGCTGACGCTGTTGCTGCAAGTCAATGACACGCCGGGCCTGCAGGTTAGCAAGGACGGCCGGTGGCGACCTGTGCGGCCGCTGCCGGGTGCCTTCGTCATTAACGTCGGCGAGATCCTCGAGGTTCTCACCAATGGCTACTACAAGAGCGTGTTCCACAGGGTGGTCGTTGACACCGACAAGGACCGGGTTACCGTCGTGGTGTTCCAGGACGCGTGCATCGCTGGAGTGGTGAAGCCACTACCGGAGCTCGGCGAGCAAAGATATCATGCGACCAATAGGTCGGAGTATTACAAGGGCCAGTTAAAAGCATTGCGTCGCCAAGGGGAAAAGTTCGTCGACACCCTTAAAAAGTGA